The window CGTTTCCGTTAAATTGCGAGTCCTACTTCAGAGACGCAACTGCTTACTGGAGTTTAGACTACGATGGCAAGGAGTGCCGAGTAGAGAAGCAGTAATTACGGCAAAAAAATTAGTCAAGTTCGCGAGTGCCAATCGCGAATAAAACTCAGCGCAATGAAACTGACATGAAATGATACAGACTTAAGCTCAAGCCGGGATGATTGCCCAGAACAAAAACTCTCGCGTGTGTCTCTCCGGTTCTGTGTTTCCGTGTCTACCCTAATCAAGAGCATCCAACCTGACATGTATAAGTCATGGGAAAGGGGAGAAAATGATAATTAACCAAAATCGATCATTTCTCCCCTGCATGAACTATAAACAACTTCAAGAATTTCGCCAACAAGTTTACGACTTAATTAACTTCGCGCAGGATGCTACTTTTGAGTTGACTGATGCTGTACTCACAACTCGCAATGTCTATAGCCTAGCTGAATTTTCTTTAAGTCCCTTTTTTCGACGGAAGTGGCCGAGCATATATGAAGCTCTACAAGACTGTAGACCGAATCGCAACAAGTTAATGCGCCTGTATATCAAACAGATACTAGTGCAGGAGCGCCCCGTTTTAGCCGTAGATCATACGGCTTGGGCAAGAGTTCATTCACCAACATTGCAAGACCGTACTTACTGCCATCAGCCAAGTGCGATCGCTTCCAACAAACCGATTAGTATCGGTCAAGGATACAGTACCATAGCTTGGATACCCGAACATAAGGGCAGTTGGGCATTACCTTTGAGACATGAGCGGATTACCAGTTGGGAGAATCCGATTAGCAAAGCTGCTTGGCAAATCAAACAAGCTTGTAAGTATTTGCCACTACGTCCGATGATTTTACTCGATAGTGAATATGGCAATGCTTCCTTGCTCAATCAAACAGCCCAGATAGAAGCCGACTTTTTGATGAGGATTCGTTCTAATCGTTGTTTATACTCAGCACCTCCTGCCTATACAGGTAAGGGACGACCCAGAAAACATGGTCAAAAATTTAAGCTCAACGACTCATCAACTTGGTGGGAAGCTACTGAAATGGTTGAAGTTGAGGACTCAAG of the Allocoleopsis franciscana PCC 7113 genome contains:
- a CDS encoding NF041680 family putative transposase, translated to MNYKQLQEFRQQVYDLINFAQDATFELTDAVLTTRNVYSLAEFSLSPFFRRKWPSIYEALQDCRPNRNKLMRLYIKQILVQERPVLAVDHTAWARVHSPTLQDRTYCHQPSAIASNKPISIGQGYSTIAWIPEHKGSWALPLRHERITSWENPISKAAWQIKQACKYLPLRPMILLDSEYGNASLLNQTAQIEADFLMRIRSNRCLYSAPPAYTGKGRPRKHGQKFKLNDSSTWWEATEMVEVEDSRFGQLRVRMWQDLHFSGSASIAMQLILVERILPEQSHSKSQPLWLVWVGQEMLPLPEIWRQYLRRFAVDHWYRFLKQRLHWTVPQLSTPCQCERWSDLMPILTWELWLARDLVAQHHLPWQKPLSNLTPGRVAESFALLLPEIGTPAVSPKPRGKSPGWQAGNKRTKKTRYPVVKKGKTPHKKRTKKAA